GATCGAGCACCGCCCGGAGGCAGACGTGGCGGTTGTCGCGTACAACGGTTGCCCGCTTCTGCTGGCGGGCCCCGCCGCCGCTGACCTCGCGGCGTACCTGAGCGAGGTGAACAAGGTTGAGAAACCCGGGGCGGTCCTCCACTTCCCCCCTTCCGGGGAGATCGACGAGATGCTGGCGACCTACCAGGCCAGGGGAATTCCGGGGGTCAAACTGGAGGAGACCTGGTGGGGCGACCGGACCCTCACCTTCCCGATACCTGGGCGGAGGCGCTCGACTACGCCGGCCGGCCCATCGGCCCTGCCGTAGCCCTCTTCCGGGCGGTCCGCGAGCACCTGGTCCAGCTCCTGCGGCACCTGCCCGGAGCCATGGACCGCTACGTCGTGACGCCGACAGGGGAGCGGCATCCGGTTGGCCAGGCGATCAGCATGGTGGCCAGCCATGCCCTGGGCCACATCGAACAGATTCTCGTGACCCGCAGAGTGCACGGCAGGTAGGCCCCTGGCGGGCTTTCCGCCCGCGCTCCATCACCCACATCCGCCGGCGAAGATGGGTGAACGGGCCGGGCAATATGGCTACGACGGGCTTCAATAGAGCCGCTGGTTTACACCAGCGGTAGGTCCATCCGAGTGCCCGCTCTCGACGGCACAGGTCCTACTTCAATGGGGCCGCTGGTTTACACCAGCGGTAGGTCGTGTCCTTTTGCCACCGCCGCCAGCCCGCTGCCAGCCTTCAATGGGGCCGCTGGTTTACACCAGCGGTAGGCTGCCCCCGGGCCTGGAGGGTGGCCAAATCCGTGATGGCTTCAATGGGGCCGCTGGTTTACACCAGCGGTAGGCGCCGTCGTCGTCGGGCAGATGCACCTTCCCATCGCGCTTCAATGGGGCCGCTGGTTTACACCAGCGGTAGGGAGGAGCATCTCGGCCAGGGTCTCCCTGGAGACCCAGGGCTTCAATGGGGCCGCTGGTTTACACCAGCGGTAGGCCCGAGCTGCCGCCTGTTGTATGTTCAAGATGGCGCTTCAATGGGGCCGCTGGTTTACACCAGCGGTAGGGCCAAGGAGAAGTCGAAGCAGCAGGCGCTGCGGAAGTGGCTTCAATGGGGCCGCTGGTTTACACCAGCGGTAGGCAGTGCTGGTGCGGGTTTGACCGTTCCACGCGCGCGTGGCTTCAATGGGGCCGCTGGTTTACACCAGCGGTAGGTACTTCATCCCTGTAAAACTGGCAACCCAAAGAGTGTGCTTCAATGGGGCCGCTGGTTTACACCAGCGGTAGGGCTTCTGCTGGAGTGTGGCAAGGTCGGTCACATCGGGGCTTCAATGGGGCCGCTGGTTTACACCAGCGGTAGGGGCCGATCGCCAGCGCCGTGGCGATTCCCGCGATGTAGCCGCTTCAATGGGGCCGCTGGTTTACACCAGCGGTAGGCCGCCTCACGACGCAAGGGAGTGCGTGCAGAACAGGGCTTCAATGGGGCCGCTGGTTTACACCAGCGGTAGGCCGGGTTCGCGAGGCCGACACCGAGCGCCTCGCGGATGCTTCAATGGGGCCGCTGGTTTACACCAGCGGTAGGGGGGGATAGTCAGCCCACGGCCTCGAAGCTGCTGCAGCTTCAATGGGGCCGCTGGTTTACACCAGCGGTAGGGGAGGAGGAGCTGACCCATCGCGTCGCCATGCTCCGCGCTTCAATGGAGCCGCTGGTTTACACCAGCGGTAGGGTGGCCCCCACCGAGCCGTAGTCGTAAAGCCGCAACGCTTCAATGGAGCCGCTGGTTTACACCAGCGGTAGGTTGACAATCTCATACAGGAGGGATCCTCAATGGCACGCTTCAATGGAGCCGCTGGTTTACACCAGCGGTAGGCCGTCAAGCACAAGGCGGAACTCGCCGCCAAGGTAGTGCTTCAATGGAGCCGCTGGTTTACACCAGCGGTAGGCGCTTGGGGCCTGACCTGGCTGCCGGACGCTAGAACGCTTCAATGGAGCCGCTGGTTTACACCAGCGGTAGGCCTGCGAGAGTGGCGTCACTTCCCGATGCTAAGAGGAAGCGCTTCAATGGAGCCGCTGGTTTACACCAGCGGTAGGCGGCCCCGAATGACCGCTCTCCCAGCCCCCCGAGCAGCTTCAATGGAGCCGCTGGTTTACACCAGCGGTAGGCATCAGCATGGGTGCCGAGATCAGGGTGATTGACCTGCTTCAATGGAGCCGCTGGTTTACACCAGCGGTAGGTCGCATCTCGCCAAGGATGCGGTCGAGCGCCTCCTCGCTTCAATGGAGCCGCTGGTTTACACCAGCGGTAGGCCTGATGGTCGTATGCTACACCGAGGACGAGGAGCTGGCTTCAATGGAGCCGCTGGTTTACACCAGCGGTAGGTGGACTGCCGACTTCCGGGTCGGCACGCTTTGGATCGCTTCAATGGAGCCGCTGGTTTACACCAGCGGTAGGGATCACCAGCGTGCCGGTGTCGGGCTCGATTTCGATGAGCTTCAATGGAGCCGCTGGTTTACACCAGCGGTAGGGTTCACGCGGCTCGAATCAAGGTGATATGCCGGATAGAGCTTCAATGGAGCCGCTGGTTTACACCAGCGGTAGGGTTCACGCGGCTCGAATCAAGGTGATATGCCGGATAGAGCTTCAATGGAGCCGCTGGTTTACACCAGCGGTAGGGACGCGTATCGCCGAAGGGGAGACTGACTACGCCCCGGCTTCAATGGAGCCGCTGGTTTACACCAGCGGTAGGTTGCCGGGGAGCGTCTGCTCGGCGCACGGGTTGGTAGGCTTCAATGGAGCCGCTGGTTTACACCAGCGGTAGGGGGCTCCCTGGGGGAGCCTTGTCGCTCTAGGGCCGGAGAGGCGTGTTGCGAGACCCCTGGGCAGAGGCGACCGCGACTGCCGCTCGCTATCCCACGAGCGAGGGCCGGGAGGCCTTGGCACACGTGGGCTACGAGCGCCTCCGGGCTCTTGTGCATCACTGAACCGCTCGCAGATGCCATCTCTTGCCATCCTTCGTCACACCACCACAGCCCCGGGCACACCCGGGTCCGAGAGCGGGGCGCCAACGAACTCTATCCGTTCCGACAACTTCTCCCCTGGCGGTCCCAGGTTGATGATAAGCAGACGGTCTTGACGGGGGTGGATGAGTTCGGACAGGTGCGCGACCATGAGAGCTTTCTCCTTCTGCGACAACATGCATCGGAAGACGGAGTACTGCAGCGGGTCTCCATAGCCGAGCATGGCTCGGTGAACCCGGCGCAGTCGCTTCTCGTCGGTGATGTCGTAGCAAACCAGGTAG
This genomic interval from Limnochorda sp. LNt contains the following:
- a CDS encoding VOC family protein is translated as MNQRPSTAVRVADLNRSVAFYTKLAGFTLIEHRPEADVAVVAYNGCPLLLAGPAAADLAAYLSEVNKVEKPGAVLHFPPSGEIDEMLATYQARGIPGVKLEETWWGDRTLTFPIPGRRRSTTPAGPSALP
- a CDS encoding DinB family protein; this translates as MGRPDPHLPDTWAEALDYAGRPIGPAVALFRAVREHLVQLLRHLPGAMDRYVVTPTGERHPVGQAISMVASHALGHIEQILVTRRVHGR
- the cas2 gene encoding CRISPR-associated endonuclease Cas2, producing the protein MTMRHYYLVCYDITDEKRLRRVHRAMLGYGDPLQYSVFRCMLSQKEKALMVAHLSELIHPRQDRLLIINLGPPGEKLSERIEFVGAPLSDPGVPGAVVV